From the genome of Daphnia pulex isolate KAP4 chromosome 12, ASM2113471v1:
CGCGGTGTTATTgtcttaattttcttgtttgtttttgtattgcAGGAAGCATTAGGCCCTTACGTCTTCATCATTTTCGCGGCATTCTTGGCCTTCTTTAGTTGGTTCACCTGGAAGAAAGTGCCGGAAACTAAGAACAAGACGATCGAAGAAATCAGCGCCATGTTCCGTCAACAGTCTTATTAAGCTTCGTTCACACTCAGCCGTTTTACGTATTACGTATAACGTATTTTCGTTAAGCCAACGCCAACTGGCTTTCCGTTGTGAAAAACGGTTGCTTAAACCCTTTACGTAAACGTAAAACGCTTAAAAAGGCTGTAGTGTGAACGAAGCTTTAGAAACGTAACAACAATAGCAGTTTGATATTCGGGAAGACGGAGGCGATGGAAGAACATTGAAACTCTTCTACTGCATCTGTCTTCACACCACCAAAAGCGTATTAAAAAGCTGATTTATTGCACATATATGTACAAGGAATGACACGAGCCTGTTGAACTTTGCCCGTTTAACCTGGCCTTTGTACGTATATTTAGTGAATGTCGTCCAtgggatttaattttttaaaccttttttgtaattatttgaaaagtcGTAggcataaaaacaaaacacgcaTGTGTTTCAGAACCCCCACCCCTTCCCAGTGACCTAATCGTATCGTATCATATAGCTCGTAATCCTGTTTTAGCGGAggaggatttaaaaaattttattggtaGTTacgaattcaattgatttttcattttcttcttcttttctagatTTCTATTGTATAATTTATATTAATAGTTGTCTTCGACTCTCCTGTATTTTCACGCGGAATCCACAATTTCCTTCGTTTTTTTATGTGTTCATCGAAATCAAGGAAATAGAATATTAATATCAATAAATGCTAACAGTTGGGTTCTCGGTTCAACGACTATTCGATCGCGGCacttacttttattttattttatttttgtgaatttacCATTTCCATCATATTTTTGTATACATTAGGTAGCTAGTCGTAAAACGTAGTCGATTTAATCACGTCATATCGAAATTGGACGTATGTACGATTTATCGTCATTTACCGACAACAACCCCCACAAACATCAAACCGGTGAAAACGACTCCTTGATGTTTACTACACACGTTTCTCGTCCCATTGTACTCGTTCATTTTTGTAGTGTATAATTGTATACCCTGTAGAGATCGAATGATTGATGCTGATCGAGTGTTCACTATTGTGTACGGAAACTTGTACGGAGAATGGGTGATATACATTATATACAGAAATTGTGACATACTATACATGCACAGGcgactttctttttcctaaaaTACTTTCGAATCTGATTTTTATTAAAGTGCTAAAATCGTCGAAAACTCCAGGAGGATACCGTGTAAAAATCCATCTTGTCCTGATGGAGACACTGACATTCTTATTTGAGCCCATAGATCCGAGCTATTATTAGGTATTCTTGTAGTTGGTAGCCAAATTAACTTTTGTCTCGACAAAGATCGAGCTAGCCTCGTTTAATTTTAGCTCGACAAAAATGCCGAGGTtgaatggtaatttgattatAGCAAATGGTGATACGCTCCTCCTAACCACACGTTCATATAATTTTCCTTCCGCTGTTTAATACTCGTATTTTCTAGTTCATATAAATTACATCCAGGTCAGTGTTCTAAACAACAGCATTTGAAACAATACGAAAGGAAATTTTGGCTGTTGTCCTTTTGAAATATTAGATAACATTTTTCGTTCTGTTGCAAACCGCCACTACCAGATGTCACTGACACGAGAGGAGAGTCGATTCTGACTAGATTTTGTTCTGCTGTTAAAGCTCCAACATGGCGGTGAATCAGCGGTAGAAGTGTCGATGTAAACTACTTTAAGTGAAGGAAATTTCGCGCAACAGGCCCTAAATTACCCcttattaaaatcattttaacaCTTTATTTCGGATGAATGCGCGGACCAAATCCCGTCCCAATGTTGAAACAGTTGCAAATGGGACTTCGCGCCTTTCTCGTGTTGGCTTCCAAGATATGgactttcatttgttttgtttttcgcaaAAATACTAGAGCGGTAATATTAGCATTTATTGATGCATTAGATCCTTGTTTCATGACATTTCCTATTTCATAGGTTATACAGCATCAGACTGTCAAGTATGAGGTATCGCCGCTGTCACCTCTATCAAAGCATAGACTAAGTATTGCCAATCAAGAAAGAACCTGTTAATAAATGCTAACTCTTTCGAAAAATATTCTAGGTATGGTAAGGAGGAAAATCCTTGTACTGGACTTGGATGAAACTCTGATTCACTCCCACCATGATGGTGTTGTTAGGCAAACAGTGAAACCAGGCACGCCACCTGATTTTGTGTTGAAAGTCACAATTGACAGGCATcctgttcgtttttttgtccACAAGCGTCCTCATGTTGACTTTTTCCTAGATGTGGTAATATGCTTTGCTAAGGCTTCTTAAAACTGAGGCCTGTGAAGCATGTATATATTTCAGACATTTGTTAGATACAATGCTTAATGTAACTTTAAATTTAGGTTTCACAATGGTACACACTAGTGATTTTTACTGCTAGCATGGAAATTTACGGTGCAGCCGTAGCAGATAAGTTGGACAACCAGAGAGGTATGCTGCAGCGGCGTTATTATCGACAGCACTGCACCATGGACTACGGCAGTTATACCAAGAACCTAGAAATGATCTCGATGGACTTGTCGTCCATATTTATATTGGATAATTCACCTTCGGCCTATCGGTCATATCCCGACAATGCCATACCCATCAAATCCTGGTTCTCCGATCCAATGGACACTGCCCTGCTCAACCTGCTACCGGTACTAGACGCTTTGCGATTCACGCAGGACGTTCGAAGTGTTCTCGGCAGGAACTTGCACTCGCATCGACTCTGGTAGTTTTGCTGACTTGTGATTTTCATCCGGCACATACCAGCTCCCTCACTTCTGCCCACCTCCCTTATCACCTCTGCAGCCAAGTCTCATTCCCTTGCGTTTATTCACTTTTGATCAGTTTCCAGTCGATCAACAACTCTTAACTGCACACTACTGAGGAGCCCTTATTTGACCGATAGGTATCACTACAAACGGTCCTCAGATGGCCTCAGTTTTCTCGTTGCGTAATCGACCGGCCTTGTCTTTAACAGACACAACAATTGATATGACGCGTGTGCGATTGGATGGATTTGATGTGGAGTGTAGTGTGCTGAGAGACTAacgacaatatttttttttcttcttacaaAACGTGTTGTTCATGATTGGTTGACCCTTCTATTCTCTTCTTACACTTTCCTCTTCCAGTTGACAGATTTATTGTTGAAAGCAATATGGCTAACCAGGTGGAATCAACAATCTTTAATTGTGTACAGTGAATACTCTTCCTCtgtctctttcttttgattatctTATCCATTTCGGAAGTGTGTGAATACATCATCCCTTTCTACCCCTTGTATCGCTCACCCtaccaaacaaaagaaaacaaaaaaaaacaagacttcttttcccattttttatcTTAATGCCCCGAACCCGACGAAATAAGTAAAAGTCAATACATGGACTAGTTGATATACAGCTTGAAATTTTAACTCGATCACCGATGCTCATCTTTTGAAGGCCATCAACtaaagtatttaaatttcacatttctttcCAACACAAAAGCAACAGgcataatattaataatatggTTAAAATTGGCAATTTAATCTGTATCTTCTTCCCCAGATGCGCCAGAAGCTCCCATTTCAACTATTTCGGCACTATTGGATTCACTGCTCTCGCTCGGACCACGAGCTGGTAACACCGAGCTCAAACCAGCATTCACCATCGACGAAGAATTTGTTTGCATGTCCTCTACGGAGATGATCTCTGGGGATGAAGACAGAGAAATGCCATCGCTTTGATTGTTCTTGTTAGATTGTTCAGCACGTAGATCTTGTTTTGCTCCACTAGTTGAGCTTAACTGCCAAGGGGGAATAGAGGGAGGCCCAGTCACGATTGCTGGAGGAGCAGGAAACTGTCGCctgatgaatttcaaattccaaTAATGAAATTCCAATAATTTTACATATTCCTTACTaatcaaaattataaatttatatgACACTTTACCTTCCTAACAAAATGGCTTTCAATGATGTCACTTCAGCTTTTAACTCCTTCAATTCAGATTGTTCGTGCTGTTTTGAACGAAGCGTAGCAACTGTGTCTGATAGATTCTGTACAGCAGCAGAAACGTCGCCGACTAAACAAGTGAGGTTCTTGTTCATTTCTTCAACAGTGTCTGCCAatgacttcttctttttatggccaaataaaaaaggctcTATGAATCGcctaaaagtaaaagaaaaaaccttaatGTTTCCAAACTAAGAAATTAGATAAATAGTTGTTTCTTACCTGTACAAATAATGAAGGCTATATGCAGCTCCTGCTATAAGGACTGATGCATTTAGTATATCCCTGATTATACTCCATTTTGATGTTGCAACTGGTGCCAATGATCGACTATATTCATGCAGTTGGGCTACTTTAACTGAAGAGTAATGTCCTACACCTCCCtccttcaataaaaaaaaatcgtagaATCCATCCTTTTAATATATATGTGCCTGGATAAAAATGACATACTGATTTGGTTTCTTTCATTCCAGAGGCCTCAAATGCTGCAGAAATTTCAGCATGGTTTAATCCTTTTCTTtgcaaaaacaattctttttctgaccTGGGACGAGTTGCAACACGGGGGTTTTGCAAAAACTTTACAGCAGTGGAAATCTGTAAATCATACACACAGAATCACAGTTGTTTAcacattaaagaaaaaccatgTTCTAATCATTTACACTGCATTGTACCACTAATGTGATAAAGCATTTTTAATAAACTAGAAATGCATTCAAAAGAATGTTTACAAATTACAGTTACCACTTACCAGGTCTTCGCGTAAAGGCTGTGTATTTTCTTTGAGGGAATCTCCGTTGATTTCTTCACCTGCTTCACTCATTGTGGAAATTAATCGAAGTTTCAATTCAGAAACGCTGAATAATCAGCCAAACAGGCATGTATTATCACGCAACCTTGGAAATTTCAGGTGGTTCGGTTTGTTGTGTTATCACACTCAGGAAAAACAAGTGAAGGACGGAAATTCATGCGGATGCTGTTGAGCTAATGCTGAAAATTATTCGTCTGCCACTCATGTTGAACAGTTGAAGCGAAGATTTCACGGACTCGCGTAGACGGCGTAGTCATTATTTATGAATTAATGGTAATTAGTAAGTAGTAAAAAGTGGTTTTTTAGAGAGTGATTTTGCTATTATTTAAATCTCGACTAGTCGGccttaatttaaaaagcaaGAGAAGGATACTATAAAAATTGTCTTTCAGTTCAGCCATCCACTTTATTGAAAATTGACTACTGAATAGAATTGTAGCAATTTGCATATACAATAATTCATCTTTCCAGATATGGTAATGTAACGTGAGCAATGAAGGAGGAATGATAGTTGTGTGGTGTGATCATGGTATTAAATACGTGGTATATATTGAGTTACAGTAAAGAGTTTACTGACGAGTTGGACCACTTCACTCCGCTGTgacagtcactcaccacgggtgcctaggtacccgacaattcacttattttaatatataatTACTAATAATCTACTAGCTTTAAAAGCTGTGTCTGAGTCATTTCTAATTCAGACCCTCTTTGAGAGTCACGAACGAATTGTTtgtacgtttcttttttctaacgctagatgacTTTATCATAAGCCTTTGGTCATTTTCAGCTGTAAAATCAAATTAGTCAGTTTCAGCTAAGCTATTTTGTACAtatctgtaaaaataattccagcaacaaagctcacttgttaatttttcgataattgcattttttatttcaactaaaTCTATTTCACGGAGATGACGAACATTTGGTTTGTCTTCCGTCTGACTTTTGTCGTCCGTGACTCCGTGGTCCCGTGGATgctaagggctgtcactaggtggccaaataattcaatgtgtttagggattgaactattcagcCCTAGTGTGTAGAGGGATGAATGGGGGCGTTATTtaagttttgacttttgagaCGACATTCtaattcctctttcttttaaaCTGTGACGCTGTCCGAGAATAGTGACTCTAGTCATTGCTGAGTgcatttttctgaaattcttCGTCGAAAAAGGTAATTTCTGCGTTAATCTAAGGTTattaactttaaatattttgtgtggTGAATTTACGGGGTTCGTGCCCTTAGATTTATCCTTGGTCATATTGCTGtacattttcttaaatatctCTTGCTGCGTGTTGCACGTTTCGTCTGAGACGTCTATGTACAagtaaaattgttgattatctcttaattcctaTGACTCTTTCTGAATTGAAATTCCTTGATATGTAGTAATTGagttaatatttttctataaGCAGCATTATGGAGTTTGAACTGTCTGAACATGTGTTGCGTGCACGTTATCGCTGTCTTGTCATGAAAATGCGTCCTAGAGAAGGTTCTTCCATATTGAATGACAAATAAGGTGAAAAGAGGAAATctggaaaggtaaaaaagttaCTCTTAAGCTGAATTAGGTagcattttgttcttgatgtCGGAAAATAAGTGACATTATTTCTTGCTTCCATGACAGCAGTTGTTAAAAGTTGCCAGTTTGAATCAATCGGTGGGCAAGCATTTTGCTCAATCTGTAGTCTACTATGGATGCTTCATATGTTCTTTGTTTTGAATATTAGTTGTATATTACATTTTTGATAAAGAAAGAATCCGACACCTACTTCTTTTCAAGTAAGACAGCTTTTGTGAAAACCAGCTAATAGAGAGATGTAGACTTTTTTATgacaacagatttttttttcaaatctgaaAATGTTCTCGGCTTATTAAtgtccttttgttttgtaggaTTCCTTGGTCAGTTTGGTGTTTGAGCTGTCGATGGTGTTGTCTGGTGTGAATCTTGCAGTCATTTTCCATCTGAGAGCTTCCCTGTAATGGAACTTGTATGAATTTGCAGTTGGACATCATACTTAAGTCTTTTGGTGGTGTTCATGTAATGTTGCACTAATGTACAGGTgcattttttgatttaatttgataattGTGTTTGAAATCTTATTTCTCATGTAATCAATGTTATTGGTTCACAAATGTTTTTTGCATTGTGCTTATAGGTTTTCATGGACCGTTAAATGATCGAGCTGTTTTGTTGGGGCTGTTTGGGGTGCAGTGGTTTTCCAGTTGCGAGATGCGTAGCAGTGGAGCTTTGcatatttcttgtttaatGGGTAATGAATAACTTCAATttaacggaaaaaaataattatgttttaGTAATCGTTTTAGCTTCAGAGTTTGTTCACCAGCGGTCAACATCCTAGTGTTGGCAACATAGCAAACTTATGCCGCCGACGTCATTTCTATTCCGGGTCCTGTCAGGTACGGTGTTCGTGAAGACGTGAACAGTGCCGTCAACTTCAACATTCTTCTTCACAGATATCTCCAAGGTAATAAAGATTTAATTCATTGGGGTTTCTGaatgtaataaatttttacagAATTTTTGAGAATTCTTGGTATACCTACATTTCCATCTTGCCACTTGtagattcattaataaaatttaattgttggGGGTTTTTGAAGAACATTGAAAGAATTTCAGGCTATTCCTACATTCTTTGGGTCTTGCCTGTGATACACATCTTTTGTCATTTAAAGTTTTTCCCTGTAGGTTTTGTTGAATATTTGTTCAATGGAAAGTAATAGGAAGAGTTAATTAACATTGTCACTTAAACACTTTTACATTTGGTAATAATaaagtttcttttcaagtAGGATTAATGGCTTGGTGAAGTTGAGCTTTTTCAAGGCTGTCCAATTTCCACTTCGATATGTTGCAGCTAGCTGGTTAATGGTGTGGTAAATTGTTGCATGAAGGCCATGCACTGTTGTGAGCTTCTGGATGCAGTCTGGTGCTTCTGTTGGGAATTTTGGTGCTGTCTGCAGAGTGTGGTGCTGGCTGGAAATTTGAAGAGCTCACTGCCTTAACAATTGAGTGTTTGTATCATTCATTTTATAATAAGCTTAAgatagaatttcatttttttttatttgtgtatttcattatagattttttgcacacataaaaattttattggttcttttcatttattttctattgtttGTTAGATATCCAATCAGTTTGATGTCGACTTTAATTAGTGTCTCCATTTGGTGTGCATTTCATATTTGGGtaagaaatttctttctttatcttttgaagaatttgaggATGAGGTAAACTTTAAGCTTCATTACTGTCATGCAGGTGGTTACTAGTTGCTGGTTGCAGAAGCTGTTGAAAAGTCTATTGAGCTGCAGGTTTTGGAAGCCATCTTCATTGCTGGTATCATATCCTGAAgtgtaaaagaaatgaagtcatcttgaaatggtaaCTTAGTTGTGATATTGGGTTGTAACAGGGGAAGTTTCATTAAgtgtaattaaaatattatggCGGCTTAGAGGTTTTCTGAAAAGATACTTGCTTGCTTAACTAGCTTTTGctgattgtaatttttttgatccAACTAGAATACTGTATTCCCTTTTCCAAAACTAATAATGAAACTCATTCAtgttattttaaacatttgttgctgcttggatttaatttttatttatacttgACAAgacttctttctttcattacATGTTTTTTCAGCTGGTTCAGGTTTAAATGCTAATtagtgatttttctttcaacaggTCTTGGTGATGATGGGATCATCAATCTTTTGTGTGCAGTTTTTGCTATCAAGAATTGGAGAAGTAAAACTTGTAGCAAAGCtgccagaaaaagaaatggtgatttgcctgaaatattatttgcaACTTTGGTAgtgtttagatttttattgaaatgttgtGTTCAGTAAAAGAACTTCTAACTGTCTCAGGAAATTTTAGTACCCTGCTTTATAGGCAATCTCGTCTATTTtactaagaaaaagaaaaaaaaaccatggtTTTTCTGTCTATCTAGTATAAtacccttgtttttttttctcataggTGTCAACGTAAATGTGCACGGGTTTTGCAGTCTTGACTCCTGTTCAAGCTGTTGCTTTCCTGAATAAGTAGCTGGACCAGAAGTTATGATGCCGATGTGATCCTGAAATAGCTGTTGGTGGTGTAATCAAGTAACTGTGGCAGTGCAATTCGGgttgattaaaaatattatatgcATATAGTATGTAACTGTAGTAACCCGTTATCCATTGTGAAATGTTGTAATCTGATGTTTGTTTAAACAGCAGTTGTGCTTCCTGATATTATCCTTACCCACATTTATCAAAATTTGCCATATTTTTATGTGTTGGAAATTTACACTTGATATTTTTTCACAATTATGTCAAatgttataataaataaaatcacaacaaattcaataaaaccaaataatttaacttaataaaatttaaataaataattaatttattaaaaaatattttttttcatagaatattatttaatttaaataaacaaggctaattaaataacatttaatttaaatcaattatgttaatataattaaacttaattaaattaagttaattgaatATATTCATATAATTTCAGCCGAAATGcctgaaatttaataaacaaagcgtccggtacaagacaaatgttgttctgtgaaaattttaaagcaatttataCCCAAAGAAAACAAGCTCCTTTTGTCTCA
Proteins encoded in this window:
- the LOC124210052 gene encoding CTD nuclear envelope phosphatase 1-like, with amino-acid sequence MRGPNPVPMLKQLQMGLRAFLVLASKIWTFICFVFRKNTRAVIQHQTVKYEVSPLSPLSKHRLSMVRRKILVLDLDETLIHSHHDGVVRQTVKPGTPPDFVLKVTIDRHPVRFFVHKRPHVDFFLDVVSQWYTLVIFTASMEIYGAAVADKLDNQRGMLQRRYYRQHCTMDYGSYTKNLEMISMDLSSIFILDNSPSAYRSYPDNAIPIKSWFSDPMDTALLNLLPVLDALRFTQDVRSVLGRNLHSHRLW
- the LOC124210051 gene encoding peroxisomal membrane protein PEX14-like codes for the protein MSEAGEEINGDSLKENTQPLREDLISTAVKFLQNPRVATRPRSEKELFLQRKGLNHAEISAAFEASGMKETKSEGGVGHYSSVKVAQLHEYSRSLAPVATSKWSIIRDILNASVLIAGAAYSLHYLYRRFIEPFLFGHKKKKSLADTVEEMNKNLTCLVGDVSAAVQNLSDTVATLRSKQHEQSELKELKAEVTSLKAILLGRRQFPAPPAIVTGPPSIPPWQLSSTSGAKQDLRAEQSNKNNQSDGISLSSSPEIISVEDMQTNSSSMVNAGLSSVLPARGPSESSESNSAEIVEMGASGASGEEDTD